The following coding sequences lie in one Globicephala melas chromosome 15, mGloMel1.2, whole genome shotgun sequence genomic window:
- the LYRM1 gene encoding LYR motif-containing protein 1 → MTTATRQEVLGLYRRIFRLARKWQAASGQMEDTIREKQYILNEARTLFQKNKNLTDTDLIKQCIDECTARIEIGLHYQIPYPRPIHLPPMGLTPLRGRGLRSQDKLRKFAKPVYLKSHDEVS, encoded by the exons ATGACAACGGCAACACGACAAGAAGTTCTTGGCCTCTACCGCAGAATTTTCAGGCTTGCGAGGAAATGGCAGGCTGCATCAGGGCAGATGGAAGACACCATTAGAGAGAAACAGTACATATTAAATGAAGCCAGAACActgtttcagaaaaacaaaaat cTTACAGACACAGACCTGATTAAACAGTGTATAGATGAGTGCACAGCCAGGATTGAAATTGGACTACATTACCAGATTCCTTATCCAAGGCCA attCATCTACCTCCTATGGGCCTTACCCCACTACGAGGCCGGGGACTTCGAAGCCAGGATAAATTGAGGAAATTTGCCAAACCAGTATATCTCAAGTCTCACGATGAAGTTTCCTAA